One Azoarcus sp. DN11 DNA segment encodes these proteins:
- the rluD gene encoding 23S rRNA pseudouridine(1911/1915/1917) synthase RluD: protein MNEPGDYSPQEGAASHQWLTIPADCAGLRLDQALAQLFPAHSRSRLQGWLKSGRVSLNGGLHDAKFKVWGGEVLEVDAAPAPEEVAEAPEDIPLNIVFEDAHILVIDKPVGLVVHPGSGNWSGTLLNALLHHAPELAGVPRAGIVHRLDKDTSGLMVVARTLEAQTDLVRQLQARTVRRHYLALVHGTVTGPGVVDAAIGRHPSQRTKMAVHSAGRVAVTRYSVRERFARATLVECRLETGRTHQIRVHMAHIGHPLIGDATYGRRRCGNAVLDAFPRQALHAFRLGLVHPATGEDMVWESPLPQDFENLLAIICTELVI from the coding sequence GTGAATGAACCGGGCGATTATAGCCCACAGGAAGGGGCTGCTTCGCACCAGTGGCTGACGATCCCGGCCGATTGCGCGGGGCTGCGGCTCGACCAGGCGCTCGCGCAGCTGTTTCCCGCGCATTCGCGCAGCCGCCTGCAGGGGTGGCTGAAGTCCGGGCGGGTCAGTCTCAACGGCGGCCTGCACGACGCAAAATTCAAGGTGTGGGGCGGTGAAGTCCTCGAAGTGGATGCGGCGCCTGCGCCCGAGGAGGTCGCCGAGGCTCCCGAAGACATCCCGCTGAACATTGTTTTCGAGGATGCCCACATCCTCGTCATCGACAAGCCGGTCGGACTTGTCGTGCATCCGGGCAGCGGAAACTGGAGCGGCACGCTCCTCAACGCGTTGCTGCACCACGCGCCCGAACTCGCGGGCGTGCCGCGCGCGGGCATCGTGCATCGCCTCGACAAGGATACCAGCGGCCTGATGGTCGTCGCCCGGACCCTCGAAGCCCAGACCGACCTCGTGCGCCAGCTCCAGGCACGTACGGTGAGGCGACACTATCTCGCGCTCGTGCATGGCACGGTGACCGGCCCCGGTGTCGTCGACGCCGCGATCGGCCGCCACCCGTCGCAACGCACGAAGATGGCCGTGCATTCGGCCGGACGCGTCGCCGTGACGCGTTATTCCGTACGCGAACGCTTCGCGCGCGCGACGCTCGTCGAGTGCCGGCTCGAGACCGGGCGCACGCACCAGATCCGCGTCCACATGGCGCACATCGGCCATCCGCTCATCGGCGATGCGACCTACGGCCGGCGGCGCTGCGGCAACGCGGTCCTGGACGCCTTCCCGCGGCAGGCCCTGCATGCCTTCCGCCTCGGCCTCGTTCATCCCGCGACCGGCGAGGACATGGTGTGGGAGTCGCCCCTGCCGCAGGATTTCGAAAACCTCCTGGCAATCATCTGTACGGAGCTGGTCATATGA
- a CDS encoding beta-ketoacyl-ACP reductase, which translates to MTQKVALVTGAMGGLGTAICQSLAKDGLKVVANCLPGFPQKDEWLAKQKELGFEFISAEGDVSDYESCKAMVAKIEAEVGAIDVLVNNAGITRDKFFPKMEKGQWDAVINTNLNSLFNVTHHVSPKMAERGWGRIINISSVNGVKGQAGQTNYSTAKAGVLGFTKALAAELATKGVTVNAIAPGYIGTEMVMAIREDIRQGIIDTVPMKRLGKPEEIGALCSYLASELAGYVTGATININGGLHMC; encoded by the coding sequence ATGACTCAGAAAGTCGCACTCGTTACCGGCGCCATGGGGGGGTTGGGCACCGCGATCTGTCAGTCGCTGGCCAAGGACGGCCTGAAGGTCGTCGCCAACTGCCTGCCGGGTTTCCCGCAGAAGGATGAATGGCTTGCCAAGCAGAAGGAACTCGGCTTCGAGTTCATCTCCGCTGAAGGCGATGTGTCCGATTACGAATCCTGCAAGGCGATGGTCGCGAAGATCGAGGCCGAAGTCGGCGCGATCGACGTCCTGGTGAACAACGCCGGCATCACCCGCGACAAATTCTTCCCCAAGATGGAGAAGGGGCAGTGGGATGCGGTGATCAACACCAACCTGAACAGCCTGTTCAACGTCACGCACCACGTATCGCCGAAGATGGCCGAGCGCGGCTGGGGTCGCATCATCAACATCTCGTCGGTGAACGGCGTCAAGGGCCAGGCCGGTCAAACCAACTACTCGACCGCCAAGGCTGGCGTGCTCGGCTTCACCAAGGCTCTCGCCGCCGAACTCGCAACCAAGGGCGTCACCGTGAACGCCATCGCCCCGGGCTATATCGGTACCGAGATGGTCATGGCGATCCGCGAGGATATCCGCCAGGGCATCATCGACACCGTCCCGATGAAGCGTCTCGGCAAGCCCGAGGAAATCGGCGCGCTGTGCTCCTACCTTGCGTCCGAACTGGCTGGCTATGTTACCGGTGCGACCATCAACATCAACGGTGGCCTGCACATGTGCTGA
- the pgeF gene encoding peptidoglycan editing factor PgeF, whose product MSPDWFEPDWPAPERVRALMTTRHGGVSEGPWASMNLGSHVGDSPIAVARNRAILRAVVPSEPRWLDQVHGTAVWDAASTDAGGAPPRADASFAREAGAVCVVMTADCLPVLFCDDEGSVVAAAHAGWRGLAAGILDATIVRMGVSPGRIMAWMGPAIGPEAFEVGGEVRERFIAADANAERAFHPAPSDGKWYADLFELARQRLRSIGVERVFGGDVCTHSDPSRWFSYRRDGVTGRLASLVWLSD is encoded by the coding sequence ATGAGTCCCGACTGGTTCGAACCCGACTGGCCCGCTCCCGAGCGCGTGCGGGCCCTGATGACGACACGACATGGCGGCGTCAGCGAGGGGCCGTGGGCGAGCATGAATCTCGGCAGCCACGTCGGCGACTCGCCGATTGCGGTGGCCCGCAACCGGGCAATCCTGCGCGCCGTCGTGCCGTCGGAACCCCGCTGGCTGGATCAGGTCCATGGCACCGCCGTGTGGGATGCCGCGAGCACGGACGCCGGTGGCGCTCCGCCGCGTGCTGACGCTTCATTCGCGCGCGAGGCCGGTGCGGTATGCGTCGTCATGACGGCGGACTGCCTGCCGGTGCTCTTCTGCGATGACGAAGGGTCGGTCGTGGCTGCCGCCCACGCGGGATGGCGCGGCCTCGCGGCGGGCATCCTCGATGCCACGATCGTGCGCATGGGCGTCTCGCCCGGGCGCATCATGGCCTGGATGGGCCCCGCGATCGGGCCGGAGGCCTTCGAGGTCGGCGGCGAAGTGCGGGAGCGCTTCATCGCGGCCGACGCAAACGCCGAGCGGGCGTTCCATCCCGCGCCATCGGATGGAAAATGGTATGCCGACCTGTTCGAGCTTGCGCGCCAGCGCCTGCGGTCGATCGGCGTCGAGCGCGTGTTCGGCGGCGACGTGTGCACCCATTCCGACCCCTCGCGCTGGTTTTCCTATCGCCGCGACGGGGTCACGGGCCGCCTGGCTTCCCTGGTGTGGCTCTCGGATTGA
- a CDS encoding AEC family transporter, with the protein MEVVLGIILPVFGTLGLGYLAARAGLFDEAANRGLSVFVFNFALPLMLFRAIAQTDLPEVLPWGYLLSYFIGAFSVFGLSMLASRLLFGRTLAEQGVLGLGASFSNTAMLGIPLVVTAYGPSAALPLFMLIAVHSLVMLPPTTALIETARGGNQSPAGLLLGLMRSIAATPIIWGLSIGLTLATLGVALPGPVDAVAKSLGSAAPPCALFALGASLTRYRAGGNLREPLTLVLLKTIVHPALVWLLATRVFEVPALWATVAVTLAALPTGVTPYLFAQRYQAGLATSASAVFLSTMLSALSLSTLLLVLHT; encoded by the coding sequence ATGGAAGTCGTGTTAGGAATCATCCTGCCGGTGTTCGGCACTCTGGGACTCGGCTATCTCGCCGCACGCGCGGGGCTGTTCGACGAGGCGGCGAACCGCGGCTTGTCCGTATTCGTGTTCAACTTCGCCCTGCCGCTGATGCTGTTTCGCGCGATCGCACAGACGGATCTTCCGGAAGTCTTGCCGTGGGGTTACCTGCTGTCGTATTTCATCGGCGCGTTCTCCGTGTTTGGCCTGTCGATGCTTGCCAGCAGGCTGCTGTTTGGGCGAACCCTCGCGGAGCAGGGGGTGCTGGGGTTGGGGGCGAGCTTCTCCAATACCGCAATGCTCGGCATTCCGCTGGTCGTGACTGCCTATGGTCCGTCGGCGGCGCTGCCGCTGTTCATGCTGATCGCGGTCCATAGCCTCGTGATGCTGCCACCGACGACAGCGCTGATCGAAACCGCGCGCGGGGGCAATCAGTCGCCCGCTGGGCTTCTGCTCGGCCTCATGCGCAGCATCGCCGCAACGCCGATCATCTGGGGGCTGAGCATCGGACTGACGCTGGCCACGCTGGGCGTGGCACTTCCCGGGCCGGTGGATGCCGTGGCAAAGAGCCTCGGTAGCGCCGCTCCACCGTGCGCACTGTTCGCCCTCGGCGCCTCGCTCACCCGCTACCGGGCGGGCGGTAATCTGCGTGAGCCCCTGACGCTCGTGCTGCTGAAGACCATCGTCCATCCCGCACTCGTCTGGCTGCTCGCGACCCGCGTGTTCGAGGTCCCCGCACTGTGGGCGACCGTCGCCGTGACGCTCGCAGCCTTGCCGACCGGTGTCACGCCCTATCTATTTGCGCAGCGCTATCAGGCCGGCCTGGCGACCTCCGCCTCGGCAGTCTTCCTTTCCACGATGCTGTCCGCGCTGAGCTTGTCGACACTGTTGCTGGTGCTGCACACCTGA
- the phaC gene encoding class I poly(R)-hydroxyalkanoic acid synthase codes for MSESDNNQGNPAIQGMLQFGQAMAQNFFQAIARQHAVMQDSSGEAAPNVPMPETEVFMRLQKEFAERHAVLWSTMLQVKPGETVTPVVSAEPGDRRFASPEWTASPVFDYIRQAYLLNASFLRQVSDELPMADGRAKSRLQFLTRQYIDALAPSNFAATNPEFIKTALDTEGESITRGIKNLIADLEKGRVSMTDDAAFEVGRNIAVSPGAVIYENELMQLIQYAPLTDKVAQVPLLIVPPCINKFYVLDLQPDNSLVRFAVEQGFTVFLISWKNPKAPEATATWDDYIEKGPLKALEVVRAVTRVKKPNVLGFCVGGTILTSALGVARARGEDPVASLTLMTTLLDFADAGELGCLVDEASVAAREAAIGKGGLLPGQELANVFSALRANDLIWQYVVGNYLKGNKPQAFDLLYWNSDSTNLPGPFLTWYLRNMYLENNLRMPGKLKMLGVKVDLGKVEVPAYLFAAREDHIVPWKGAYLSRGLLGGETTFVLGASGHIAGAVNPASKNRRSYWVNVSGAADPDEWLDGAGEQKGSWWLHWIEWLKTHGGKQVAARGRMGNAKYAPIEPAPGRYVKEKA; via the coding sequence ATGTCCGAATCCGACAACAACCAGGGCAACCCGGCAATTCAAGGGATGCTTCAGTTCGGCCAGGCGATGGCGCAGAACTTCTTCCAGGCTATCGCGCGCCAGCATGCCGTCATGCAGGACAGCAGCGGCGAAGCGGCGCCCAACGTCCCCATGCCGGAAACGGAAGTGTTTATGCGCCTGCAAAAGGAGTTCGCCGAGCGCCACGCCGTGCTGTGGTCGACGATGCTGCAAGTGAAGCCGGGTGAAACGGTGACGCCGGTCGTATCGGCGGAACCGGGGGACCGGCGGTTTGCCTCGCCCGAATGGACGGCGAGCCCGGTCTTCGACTACATCCGCCAGGCCTATCTGCTCAATGCCAGCTTCCTCAGGCAGGTGTCCGACGAACTGCCGATGGCCGACGGCCGCGCCAAGTCGCGCCTGCAGTTCCTGACGCGGCAGTACATCGACGCGCTTGCGCCGTCCAACTTTGCCGCGACCAATCCGGAATTCATCAAGACTGCCCTCGACACCGAGGGCGAGAGCATCACGCGCGGGATCAAGAACCTGATCGCCGACCTCGAGAAGGGCCGCGTGTCGATGACCGACGACGCGGCGTTCGAGGTCGGACGCAACATCGCGGTGTCACCCGGCGCGGTCATCTACGAAAACGAGCTGATGCAGCTCATCCAGTACGCGCCGCTGACCGACAAGGTCGCCCAGGTGCCGCTGCTGATCGTGCCGCCGTGCATCAACAAGTTCTACGTCCTCGATCTCCAGCCCGACAATTCGCTGGTGCGCTTTGCCGTGGAGCAGGGATTCACGGTCTTCCTCATCTCGTGGAAGAACCCCAAGGCGCCCGAAGCGACCGCCACCTGGGACGATTACATCGAAAAGGGCCCCCTCAAGGCACTCGAGGTCGTGCGTGCCGTCACGCGCGTGAAGAAGCCGAACGTGCTCGGGTTCTGCGTCGGTGGCACGATATTGACATCCGCGCTCGGTGTTGCGCGTGCGCGTGGTGAAGATCCCGTCGCGAGCCTCACGCTGATGACGACGCTGCTGGATTTCGCCGATGCGGGCGAGCTCGGCTGCTTGGTCGACGAGGCCAGCGTGGCGGCACGCGAAGCCGCGATCGGCAAGGGGGGGCTGCTGCCTGGGCAGGAACTGGCGAACGTGTTCTCCGCGCTGCGCGCCAATGACCTCATATGGCAATACGTCGTGGGCAACTACCTGAAGGGGAACAAGCCGCAGGCGTTTGACCTGCTGTACTGGAATTCCGACAGCACGAATCTGCCGGGACCGTTCCTGACATGGTATTTGCGTAACATGTATCTGGAAAATAACCTCCGCATGCCGGGGAAGCTCAAGATGCTCGGCGTGAAGGTCGATCTCGGCAAGGTCGAGGTGCCGGCGTATCTGTTCGCGGCGCGCGAGGATCACATCGTTCCGTGGAAGGGCGCCTACCTGTCGCGCGGCCTGCTGGGTGGAGAAACGACCTTCGTGCTCGGCGCCAGCGGCCACATTGCCGGCGCGGTCAACCCGGCATCGAAGAATCGGCGCAGCTATTGGGTGAATGTTTCCGGCGCCGCCGATCCGGACGAATGGCTGGACGGGGCTGGAGAGCAGAAAGGCAGCTGGTGGCTGCACTGGATCGAATGGCTTAAGACGCACGGCGGCAAGCAGGTCGCCGCGCGCGGCCGGATGGGTAACGCGAAATATGCGCCGATCGAGCCTGCGCCGGGGCGCTACGTGAAGGAAAAAGCCTGA
- the phbB gene encoding acetoacetyl-CoA reductase: MARVALVTGGMGGLGEAVCIKLAALGYRVVTTHSPGNTKAAEWLQTMNNMGYGFKAYPCDVSDFDSCKTCVETVTREVGPVDVLVNNAGITRDMTFKKMTKADWDAVIATNLDSVFNMTKQVMDGMVERKWGRVINVSSVNGQKGAFGQTNYSAAKAGMHGFTKALALEVARSGITVNTISPGYIGTKMVTAIPQEILESKILPQIPVSRLGKPEEIAGLVAYLASDEAAFVTGANISINGGQHMF; this comes from the coding sequence ATGGCAAGAGTTGCACTCGTGACCGGTGGTATGGGTGGTCTGGGCGAGGCGGTCTGCATCAAGCTCGCTGCGCTGGGCTACAGGGTCGTGACGACGCATTCCCCGGGCAACACCAAGGCCGCTGAATGGCTGCAGACCATGAACAACATGGGCTACGGCTTCAAGGCCTATCCCTGTGACGTATCGGACTTCGATTCGTGCAAGACCTGCGTCGAGACCGTCACCCGGGAAGTGGGGCCCGTGGACGTGCTGGTGAATAACGCCGGGATCACCCGCGACATGACCTTCAAGAAGATGACCAAGGCCGACTGGGATGCCGTCATCGCCACCAACCTGGACAGCGTGTTCAACATGACCAAGCAGGTCATGGACGGCATGGTCGAGCGCAAGTGGGGGCGCGTCATCAACGTTTCGTCGGTCAACGGCCAGAAAGGCGCGTTCGGTCAGACCAACTACTCCGCCGCGAAGGCGGGGATGCACGGCTTCACCAAGGCGCTGGCGCTGGAAGTTGCGCGTAGTGGCATAACCGTCAACACCATCTCGCCGGGCTACATCGGCACCAAGATGGTGACGGCAATCCCGCAGGAAATCCTTGAATCCAAGATCCTGCCGCAGATTCCCGTGTCGCGTCTGGGTAAGCCGGAGGAAATCGCCGGGCTGGTGGCCTACCTCGCCTCCGATGAGGCCGCGTTCGTGACCGGCGCCAACATCTCCATCAACGGCGGTCAGCACATGTTCTGA
- a CDS encoding 3-hydroxybutyrate dehydrogenase, whose amino-acid sequence MLNGKVALITGAASGIGKEIAFVYAKAGAAVAIADINLAAAQQTAEEIKADGGRAMGVAMDVTNEDAVNAGTKAVVDAFGALDILVSNAGIQIVNPIVDYTFADWKKMQAIHVDGAFLTTKAALQYMYPNNRGGKVIYMGSVHSHEGSKLKSAYCAAKHALLGLSRVLAKEGAEHNVHSHVICPGFVRTPLVAKQIPEQAKELGISEAEVVKNIMLSDTVDGVFTATDDVAQTALFLAAFPNGALTGQSFVVSHGWHMQ is encoded by the coding sequence ATGTTGAATGGAAAAGTTGCCCTCATCACCGGTGCCGCGAGCGGCATCGGCAAGGAAATCGCGTTCGTCTATGCCAAGGCCGGCGCGGCCGTGGCGATCGCCGACATCAACCTGGCCGCCGCGCAGCAGACCGCCGAAGAGATCAAGGCCGATGGCGGCCGTGCGATGGGCGTGGCGATGGACGTCACCAACGAGGACGCGGTCAATGCGGGGACCAAGGCGGTGGTCGATGCGTTCGGTGCGCTCGATATCCTGGTGTCGAATGCCGGGATCCAGATCGTCAATCCGATTGTCGACTACACCTTCGCCGACTGGAAGAAGATGCAGGCCATCCATGTGGACGGCGCCTTTCTCACCACCAAGGCGGCGCTGCAGTACATGTACCCGAACAACCGCGGAGGCAAGGTGATCTACATGGGTTCGGTGCATTCGCACGAAGGGTCGAAGCTCAAATCGGCCTATTGCGCCGCCAAACACGCCTTGCTCGGCCTGTCGCGCGTGCTTGCCAAGGAAGGGGCGGAGCACAACGTGCATTCGCATGTGATCTGTCCGGGTTTCGTGCGCACTCCGCTGGTCGCCAAGCAGATTCCCGAGCAGGCGAAGGAACTCGGGATCAGCGAAGCCGAGGTGGTCAAGAACATCATGCTCAGCGACACCGTCGACGGAGTATTCACTGCCACCGACGACGTGGCGCAGACCGCCCTGTTCCTGGCGGCCTTCCCGAACGGGGCCCTGACCGGCCAGTCGTTCGTCGTCAGCCACGGCTGGCACATGCAGTAA
- a CDS encoding lytic murein transglycosylase, which translates to MNLKPAFVCSILTTTLLSLPAAADASFDRCIGDLRTEAQTRGIKPETFDTYAKGLEPDNSVLGQLDSQPEFRTPIWDYLAGLVDDERIADGHAMMQRWATTLQAVETAYGVDAATIVAVWGVESDFGRNIGKRPLLTSLATLSCQGRRQGFFRSEFFATLRIIENGDVDAARLTGSWAGAFGHTQFMPSTFARVAVDFDGDGRRDLVDSVPDALASTANFLAKAGWISGQPWGYEVTLPAGFDASLAGRHNKRSIGDWMRLGIQRIDGVPLEPSTTAAAILMPAGEGGPAFLVLQNFDALYSYNAAESYALAIAHLSDRLRGAAAFVRPWPTDDPGLSRAERREVQTLLARLGYPVGEIDGVIGKISREAIEDVQRQNGLEPSGRAGRYMLGVLRRLAGAGTGS; encoded by the coding sequence ATGAACCTGAAGCCTGCATTTGTCTGCAGCATCCTCACGACCACCCTGCTCTCCCTGCCTGCCGCCGCCGACGCTTCGTTCGACCGCTGCATCGGCGATCTGCGCACGGAGGCACAAACCCGCGGCATCAAGCCCGAAACGTTCGACACCTACGCGAAGGGCCTCGAACCGGATAACTCGGTGCTCGGCCAGCTCGACTCCCAGCCCGAGTTCCGCACGCCGATCTGGGATTACCTGGCGGGACTGGTGGACGACGAACGCATCGCCGACGGGCATGCGATGATGCAACGGTGGGCCACGACCCTGCAGGCCGTGGAAACCGCCTACGGCGTCGACGCGGCCACGATCGTGGCGGTATGGGGCGTGGAGAGCGACTTCGGCCGAAACATCGGCAAGCGCCCGCTGCTCACCTCGCTCGCCACCCTCTCCTGCCAGGGGCGGAGGCAGGGTTTCTTTCGCAGCGAGTTTTTCGCAACGCTGCGAATCATCGAGAATGGAGACGTCGACGCGGCCCGCCTGACCGGCTCCTGGGCAGGCGCATTCGGGCACACGCAGTTCATGCCCTCCACTTTTGCCCGGGTCGCGGTGGACTTCGACGGCGACGGACGGCGCGATCTCGTCGACAGTGTTCCCGACGCCCTCGCCTCGACCGCGAACTTCCTCGCCAAGGCCGGCTGGATCAGCGGACAGCCCTGGGGCTACGAAGTAACGCTGCCGGCGGGATTCGACGCGTCCCTCGCAGGCCGGCACAACAAGCGTTCGATCGGCGACTGGATGCGCCTCGGCATCCAGCGCATCGACGGAGTGCCGCTCGAACCCTCAACCACTGCGGCGGCCATCCTGATGCCCGCCGGTGAAGGCGGCCCGGCCTTCCTGGTGCTGCAGAACTTCGACGCACTTTACTCGTACAACGCCGCCGAAAGCTACGCGCTCGCCATTGCCCACCTGTCGGATCGCCTCCGCGGCGCTGCGGCATTCGTCAGACCGTGGCCGACCGATGACCCCGGACTGTCCCGGGCCGAACGGCGAGAAGTGCAGACCCTTCTCGCGCGCCTCGGATACCCGGTCGGAGAAATCGACGGGGTCATCGGCAAGATCAGCCGCGAAGCGATCGAGGACGTACAGCGGCAGAACGGGCTGGAACCCAGCGGCCGCGCCGGGCGCTACATGCTCGGCGTGCTGCGACGCCTGGCCGGCGCGGGCACAGGGAGTTGA
- a CDS encoding cystathionine gamma-synthase family protein: MRPEPGTPTYSSMTHSPTDSRVLRTDNVHSDRHFGVEHGGLHKPIHTSVQYGFDRVEDLIGAFQGTYKGGYQYARQGTPTTAALEAKITALEGGVGTVCFATGMGAIAATVLTLLRAGDHLVASRYIFGNTNSLLGTIEGLGVAVDKVDACSVETVAAAIRPETRMVFVETIANPRTQVADLAAIGKLCSERGLIYVVDNTITSPALFQPRTVGASLVINSLTKTIAGHGEALGGAVTDTGLFDWSLNPNIFPSYRKGDPKGWGLLQIRKKGLRDMGGTMCSDQAHRISVGSETLALRVRQTSSTALALAHWLEGHPKVQAVHYPFLPSHAEHERARSLFAAGSWLFSFELRDPSSMVDVLNRLTLPIKATGLGDTRTLIIPVAPTIFWEAGPAVRAAMGIAEGLIRVSIGLEDEADLISDFDRALG; this comes from the coding sequence ATGAGGCCCGAACCGGGCACACCGACATACTCTTCAATGACACATTCACCAACCGATAGCCGTGTGCTCCGCACGGACAACGTCCACTCCGATCGCCACTTCGGCGTCGAGCACGGAGGACTCCACAAGCCGATCCACACCTCGGTCCAATACGGTTTCGACCGCGTCGAGGACTTGATCGGAGCGTTTCAGGGAACCTACAAGGGTGGCTACCAGTACGCGCGCCAAGGCACGCCGACCACGGCCGCTCTCGAGGCCAAGATCACCGCGCTGGAGGGCGGCGTGGGAACGGTATGCTTCGCAACCGGAATGGGGGCGATTGCGGCGACCGTGCTCACGCTTCTGCGCGCGGGCGACCATCTCGTGGCGAGCCGGTACATTTTCGGCAACACGAACAGCCTGCTCGGCACCATCGAGGGCTTGGGAGTCGCCGTCGACAAGGTCGACGCCTGCTCCGTCGAGACCGTCGCCGCGGCGATCCGTCCTGAAACCCGCATGGTATTCGTCGAAACCATCGCCAATCCACGCACACAGGTCGCCGATCTCGCGGCCATCGGAAAGTTGTGCAGCGAGCGCGGACTCATCTATGTGGTTGACAACACCATCACCTCGCCGGCGCTGTTCCAGCCGCGCACGGTCGGCGCGAGCCTGGTGATCAACTCGCTGACCAAGACCATTGCCGGTCACGGCGAAGCACTCGGCGGTGCCGTCACGGACACCGGACTGTTCGACTGGTCACTCAACCCGAACATTTTCCCGTCCTATCGCAAGGGCGATCCCAAAGGCTGGGGGCTGCTGCAGATCCGCAAGAAAGGCCTGCGCGACATGGGCGGCACGATGTGCTCGGACCAGGCACATCGGATCAGCGTCGGCAGCGAGACCCTGGCACTGCGCGTAAGGCAGACGAGCAGCACGGCGCTCGCCTTGGCACACTGGCTCGAGGGCCACCCGAAAGTTCAAGCGGTCCACTACCCTTTCCTGCCCTCACACGCCGAACACGAGCGTGCAAGGAGCCTCTTCGCCGCCGGTTCGTGGCTGTTCAGCTTCGAACTGCGTGACCCGTCGTCGATGGTCGACGTGCTCAACCGCCTAACCCTGCCGATCAAGGCCACAGGTCTTGGCGATACGCGCACCTTGATCATTCCGGTGGCACCGACCATCTTCTGGGAGGCCGGACCGGCGGTACGCGCGGCAATGGGCATTGCCGAAGGTTTGATCCGCGTGTCGATCGGTCTCGAAGACGAAGCCGATCTGATCTCGGACTTCGATCGCGCCCTCGGGTAA
- a CDS encoding outer membrane protein assembly factor BamD: MARFTLGSLAVIGALLLGGCGLLPEQVDETAGWNAQKLYSEAKNYMAEGSYEQAIKLFEKLEARFPYGRYAQQAQIEEAYAHYKSYEPALAIAAADRFIKLHPNHPNTDYMYYLKGLATFNEDLGLLGGLSNQDLSERDPKAAQESFDTFGQLVSRFPNSKYADDSRQRMQYLVNSLAQHEVHVARYYYKRGAYVAAINRAQAVFKTYPNAPANEEALFMLVKSYDALGMKDLRDDADRVMHKNFPNSVYYAGGPKDGRPWWQLW, from the coding sequence ATGGCCAGGTTCACTCTTGGAAGTTTAGCGGTTATCGGTGCATTGCTGCTCGGCGGCTGCGGCCTTTTGCCGGAACAGGTCGACGAGACGGCCGGCTGGAACGCCCAGAAGCTGTACTCGGAAGCAAAGAATTACATGGCCGAGGGTTCCTACGAACAGGCGATCAAACTCTTCGAAAAACTCGAGGCGCGATTCCCCTACGGCCGCTATGCCCAGCAGGCGCAGATCGAGGAGGCCTACGCTCACTACAAGTCCTATGAGCCGGCACTGGCGATCGCGGCGGCGGATCGCTTCATCAAGCTGCATCCGAACCATCCGAATACGGACTACATGTATTACCTGAAGGGCCTCGCTACCTTCAACGAGGACCTCGGCCTGCTCGGGGGGCTGTCGAACCAGGACCTCTCGGAGCGCGATCCGAAAGCGGCGCAGGAGTCCTTCGACACCTTCGGCCAGCTCGTGAGCCGCTTCCCGAACAGCAAGTATGCCGACGACTCGCGCCAGCGCATGCAGTACCTCGTGAATTCGCTCGCACAGCACGAGGTGCATGTCGCACGCTATTACTACAAGCGCGGCGCCTACGTGGCGGCGATCAACCGCGCGCAGGCGGTGTTCAAGACCTATCCGAACGCGCCGGCGAACGAAGAAGCGCTGTTCATGCTGGTCAAGAGCTACGACGCGCTGGGAATGAAGGATCTGCGCGACGATGCCGACCGCGTGATGCACAAGAACTTCCCGAACAGCGTGTATTACGCGGGCGGCCCGAAGGATGGCCGCCCGTGGTGGCAGCTCTGGTAA